In the Candidatus Eisenbacteria bacterium genome, GGACCCGGACCGCGACCCGCCCGCGGACTTCGACCAGCTCTCCGTGCGCGACCGTGACCGCATTGGCGACGATCTCGACCGGCTGCCCCGCCTTGCGATCGAGTGGAATCAAGCTGCCCGGCGCCAAAGCTGCGACCTCCTCAGGCGGGAGGTCGGTGTGGCCCGCGTCGACCACGATGTGGAATCGCTCCGTCGGCGCCGGGATATACGGATCCACGGCGCGGAGCGCTT is a window encoding:
- a CDS encoding FliM/FliN family flagellar motor switch protein, with the protein product ALRAVDPYIPAPTERFHIVVDAGHTDLPPEEVAALAPGSLIPLDRKAGQPVEIVANAVTVAHGELVEVRGRVAVRVLSLERPHTTHEAQHEPQTKHEARTTPGRPAKPRRGKS